In Gossypium arboreum isolate Shixiya-1 chromosome 3, ASM2569848v2, whole genome shotgun sequence, the sequence GCTACAGAACCTTAAGTAATGGAACATATTTTCTCCTCAAGACTTTAATGTCTCAATTCAAAATTTGAACTGGCTCCCTCTCAAATGTCAAGTCCGGCAttacctcaatctcctcaatagAAACAATATAAGGCGGGTCAGaccgataccgcctcaacatggaaACATGGAACATATCATGAATACGGTTCAcctctggaggtagctctaatTGATAGGCGATCGGACCCACACATTTCAAAATCCGATAAGACCCAATGAACCTAgtgctcaacttgcccttatatCTAAACTGTAAAACTTTCTTCCATGAGGATATCTTAAAGAAAACATAATCACCTGTAGAATACTCGATGTCCCTCATTTTCAGAtctacatatgatttctgtctatcaaAACCCAcctgtcgaa encodes:
- the LOC108475234 gene encoding uncharacterized protein LOC108475234 — its product is MRDIEYSTGDYVFFKISSWKKVLQFRYKGKLSTRFIGSYRILKCVGPIAYQLELPPEVNRIHDMFHVSMLRRYRSDPPYIVSIEEIEVMPDLTFEREPVQILN